CATTTTTTTAATTCCAAGCCACCACGATAACCAACTAATTTTCCTTTACTTCCTACTACCCGATGACAAGGGATAAAGAAAGGCAAAGGATTACGCCGACAGGCCATTCCTACAGCACGAGCCGCCCTCGGCTGAGCAATTCTTTGAGCTATTTCCCCATAAGTGACCGTGGTACCATAAGCAATATTTTCTAATTCCCGCCACACTTTTTGCATAAATAAGCTACCTGTTAATTCCAAAGGCAGGGTAAACCTCTCCAATTCACCACATAAATATTGCTGTAACTCTTTTGCCGCTTTTTTAAGCAAGGGTGTAGCCCTAATTTCCTTGTTTATTTTTTCATTAGGCAAATAAACCCGTATTAATTTTTCGTCCTTTTCTTCCAAACCAATCTCACCAATAATTGTTTCGACAATAAAAAATGCCATCTTTTCCCCCTTTGCCTAAAGTTTTTTTACATACTTTTCTCGATAAATTAATTTACCTTTAATTCGTTCAGACTGCATTAAACTAATTTCTTGAACAGTTATTGCCCAATTTTCCCCAAATTCTTCCCATAATAATTTTTCTTTTAAAAACACCCTCCGTCCCAAAGTGATATGAGGTCGAAAACGCTCTTTCCCATTCCACTCCACCAATCCCTTCCACAACTGTTCATGAAGTGATAACAAGTAGCTATTTTTTTGAACAGCCAGCCAATAAAGGTCGCCATCTTTACGCCGAAAAACACCTAAACCACCCAAGGTTAATTTAAAAGGAGCTACCTCTACCCCCTGCATGGCTTGTTTAATTAAGGGAATTTTAAAAGGTTCAACTTTACCCAAAAAAGCTAAAGTTAGATGTAAGTTTTCCGGTAAAGTAAAATTCCCCCTATAGGCGATAGTTTTTAATTTTTCAATCTGTTCATTTAGTGCTTGTTTCAGTTCCCAGGAAAAATTAATGGCAATAAACAAACGCATAGTAGGCCTCCTTACTCGATTACCGCCTCCAAAAGTAATTTTCGGGAAAAGGCCCCTCGCTGCTTTACCTTTTTTAATCTAATTTTTTCAAATTCAGACCGTGTAATGCCGTGGCATTCCAGCAAAGCAAAAATTACTTCCTGTAAATCAGCTAATTCTTCTACTTGATTACTTGTTAAATATTCTTCCAATTCCTCTTTTAATTTTAAACCTAAATAATTTTTTGTTTCCTCAATTCCTAAAACCCTAGTTAAAGCCTTTTTATCATCTGCCTCAATGATTTCGGGAATCCTATCCCTTACTAATTTATCATATTTTATCATTTTGGTCATATTGAACCACCCCACTCTTTTAAATGTTTTTCCAATCTCTCTTTATAAAAACGGCGGGTTCGATAATCAAGGACGTCTTTAAAATGCTGTAAAAAAGCCGACTTATTTAAATAACTCTCTAAATCCGCGGACAAGCAAAAACAGCCATTCCGAGAAAAAAACATTTCCGGGGCAGTTTGCTCTAGAAAATGAAGCGGATTTTCCCAAGCCAAACGCAAATATTCTTTTGGCCCCCAGGTTTGATAATCCCGCGTATTTTTACTCCTAAGAAGATCAATAGCATTGGAACTTACTTGATAAAACTGACGGAAACTTTCGTAAATTTCTTGGGAATTAATACTTAATTTCATTTTTCCTTGATTATAAAAAGCGAGAAAAACAGGTATTTTATACATCTTAGTCAGACGCGTATTTTCCACCAACCGAATAAAGTCATGTGCTTTTGTATCCAAAAGTTCCTTTTCGGCCATAGTTAATTCACCAAGCAGTTCCAAATAACTTAAATAATCGCGAAAAATATTATCCTTTTTACGAGTACACATCAATTGATAAATATCTGCATCTAAATAAGTATACATCTGTAAACGAGATGGCCTTTCCCCCAAAAAATCCTTAATTCGCCGATACTCGGCCAATACTTTTTCACGAAAACTCTTCTCTTCAGACGACATTTTTTTAAAAAGATCAATTAAACGAAGCTCAAAATTAACAAAACAATCCTGCGGATATTCGTGTTCTTCCGGCAAAAAACCACTGCCTTTTGTTTGCTTCGTCAAATTTGGACTTTTTCCTGTCAATAAATAAGGAATTAAAGGTGCTTGTTTATAATTACCAATAAAATCTAAAACATTAACATATTTTTTCCCTTTACTTCTTCTTAAGCCCCTACCCAATTGCTGCAAAAAAACTGTAGGTGATTCAGTAGGTCTTAAAAACATCACCAAATCCACAGTGGGAATATCTAAACCTTCATTAAATAAATCTACAGAAAAAAGCACCTTAAGTTTACCCTGTCTAAATTTACGCAGGGCTTGATCACGCTCAAGCACACCAACAGTTTGCTGATTACCGCTAATAACTGCGGCAGCCTGAATACCTTTTTCCAAAAAATATTGTGCCATAAAAATAGCATGACGGCGGCTAACACAAAAACCTAAAGCCCTCCTACTATTATACTGCAAATAATGTCGTAAAATTAAATCAGCACGCCGATTTATTTGTAAAACTTGTTCCAATTCTTCGGTACAGTAACGGCCCTGCCGATATTCCAAATCACTATAATCAGTTTCATCATAAATACCATAATAACGAAAAGGAACTAACCAACCTTTATTAATGGCCTCTTTTAACCTTACTTCATAAACTAAATTATAATCACATAAAGCAAAAACATCTTGATTATCCATTCTTTCAGGTGTTGCCGTCAAACCCAATAAAAAACGGGGCCGAAAATAATCTAAAATACGTTGATAGCTATCGGCAGCCGCATGATGAAATTCATCAATTATCAAATAATCAAAGTATTGCGGGGAAAAATATTTTATCTGCAAATATTCCGGCTGACTTAAAGTTTGTACTGTAGCCATTAAAAGATCACAATTAATATCTTTTCGTTCACCAGTAAAAAAACCAAATGCAGTCTCTGGACGCACACAACGAAAAGTACGTGCCGCTTGTTCTAAAATTTCCTGACGATGTGCCACAAATAATACTCTTTTAAAATTTTGTGAATCAAATGCCGCCAAAAAAGTCTTTCCCGTTCCTGTGGCCGCGACAACCAAACCTTTATCCCAGCCCTCGAGGCGAGTTTGCTTTAATTCATATAAGGCTTCAATTTGTGCACCCAAAGGACGCGGATATTTAATCAGATTACTTGCCTCTAATTGGTATTCATCTTGAATTTCTTGAAACTTACCAGCTATTTCAAAGAGCTTAGGTTTTTTCCAACTTTTTGAATATCGACGTAATTCCTGATCATTAATTATTATAGAATGATTTAAAAAAAGCTCCTCAAAAGTTTGTTTAAAATAATGATAATCCTGAGGACTTTTCTCAGCAGTTATTCGATAATTCCACTCTAGGCCATCGGTTAAAGCCGTACGCGAAAGATTGGAAGAACCAACAAAAATTTCCCCCCCTTGTTCATTTTCAAACAGATAAGCCTTAGGATGAAAAGCCTTTTGGGGCTGATTATAAAAACGCAAGTCAACTTTTTCTCCCAATAAATCCTTTAACAAATAAA
The sequence above is a segment of the Clostridia bacterium genome. Coding sequences within it:
- a CDS encoding methylated-DNA--[protein]-cysteine S-methyltransferase, whose amino-acid sequence is MAFFIVETIIGEIGLEEKDEKLIRVYLPNEKINKEIRATPLLKKAAKELQQYLCGELERFTLPLELTGSLFMQKVWRELENIAYGTTVTYGEIAQRIAQPRAARAVGMACRRNPLPFFIPCHRVVGSKGKLVGYRGGLELKKWLLELEVCQI
- a CDS encoding DEAD/DEAH box helicase family protein, whose protein sequence is MGQPFFFNKNCVIGDQDYLYFRLQKAIARAKKIDLLVAFLMESGVRLLENDLCQAVERGAALRILCGNYLQITQPQALYLLKDLLGEKVDLRFYNQPQKAFHPKAYLFENEQGGEIFVGSSNLSRTALTDGLEWNYRITAEKSPQDYHYFKQTFEELFLNHSIIINDQELRRYSKSWKKPKLFEIAGKFQEIQDEYQLEASNLIKYPRPLGAQIEALYELKQTRLEGWDKGLVVAATGTGKTFLAAFDSQNFKRVLFVAHRQEILEQAARTFRCVRPETAFGFFTGERKDINCDLLMATVQTLSQPEYLQIKYFSPQYFDYLIIDEFHHAAADSYQRILDYFRPRFLLGLTATPERMDNQDVFALCDYNLVYEVRLKEAINKGWLVPFRYYGIYDETDYSDLEYRQGRYCTEELEQVLQINRRADLILRHYLQYNSRRALGFCVSRRHAIFMAQYFLEKGIQAAAVISGNQQTVGVLERDQALRKFRQGKLKVLFSVDLFNEGLDIPTVDLVMFLRPTESPTVFLQQLGRGLRRSKGKKYVNVLDFIGNYKQAPLIPYLLTGKSPNLTKQTKGSGFLPEEHEYPQDCFVNFELRLIDLFKKMSSEEKSFREKVLAEYRRIKDFLGERPSRLQMYTYLDADIYQLMCTRKKDNIFRDYLSYLELLGELTMAEKELLDTKAHDFIRLVENTRLTKMYKIPVFLAFYNQGKMKLSINSQEIYESFRQFYQVSSNAIDLLRSKNTRDYQTWGPKEYLRLAWENPLHFLEQTAPEMFFSRNGCFCLSADLESYLNKSAFLQHFKDVLDYRTRRFYKERLEKHLKEWGGSI
- the thpR gene encoding RNA 2',3'-cyclic phosphodiesterase; amino-acid sequence: MRLFIAINFSWELKQALNEQIEKLKTIAYRGNFTLPENLHLTLAFLGKVEPFKIPLIKQAMQGVEVAPFKLTLGGLGVFRRKDGDLYWLAVQKNSYLLSLHEQLWKGLVEWNGKERFRPHITLGRRVFLKEKLLWEEFGENWAITVQEISLMQSERIKGKLIYREKYVKKL
- a CDS encoding nucleoside triphosphate pyrophosphohydrolase; the protein is MIKYDKLVRDRIPEIIEADDKKALTRVLGIEETKNYLGLKLKEELEEYLTSNQVEELADLQEVIFALLECHGITRSEFEKIRLKKVKQRGAFSRKLLLEAVIE